AGCCAAAGGCAATCGCGATCATCACCACACAGATGACAAGCCACACCCTGTGGCTGCGCCTGGTGCCGTGTATGAGCGACACCTGGCGCTGCCGTTCCGTGCGCGTCTCCTCCCATACCTGTCGCCAGGCGTCGTGGTGGACCTTCTGCTGGTCGCGGATCTCGCGGAGGAGCTGCCTGACTTCGTCGTCCGGTCCCATCGTTCTCCCTCCTTGGGCCCTTTCCCAGATATGATAGCATATACGTAGCATTTCGACTCCCTGCCCTTCTATGAGACCCTGGCGCGTCTCAACAACGGGCACGACAGCGCGGAGGCGATCGAGCGAATGGTCAGGAAAGGGGTTGGCAGGATTCTCATCGCAGCGGGTTACGGTGTGATCGCCGTCATCATCGGGGGTGCAGCGCCGGCATCTGAGAGACGGGCCTCCGCCGGAGCACAAGCCTCGCCGCCGTCGGAACCAGTGCCCTACCGGCCCACGCACGCCCCGGCGGCTCTCGATCGAGACCGGCCGGTCATCGAGCAGCGCGCGTGGTCGCTTGTCACGCACAGCGACGGGGTGAAGGCGTCCAAGCCGCAGCCGATCGCCTCGGAGGCCTACGGCGCCTTCCGCCTCGTCTGCACGGGCGAACGCGGGGCGCGCCTCAACTGCACCACGCGCGAGAACTGGTCGGGCGCGCGGGCGCTCGCCTTCAGCGTGGTGCCCGACGGGGCCATGCCCGCCACGATCCAGGTGTCCCTCTTCCTCAAGGACGGCGATTACTGCTGGTACGAGACGACGTCCGCCCATCGCCCCACGCCGGGCCGGGCGCGCGAGTACATCATCCCGCTCGACGGCTCGGCCGTGTGGCGCAATGTCGGCCACGGCAAGCCGCTCAGCGCCTACTCGCTCCAGGACGTCCAGGAGTTCGGCATCGGGCTGTTCTGCGAGCAACCACTGAAGGGCACCATCGCGATCGAGGACTTCCGGCTCCTGCCGCTCGACGAGCCGGCCGCGCCGTTGCGGCTGACCGAGTATCGCGAATCGGACCCTGCCGTCGGCTGCTACGAGCGCTACGAGGTTCGCTTCCGGCTCAACCGCGTCTTCGACAACCCGTTCGATCCCGACCAGATCGACATCACGGCGCAGGTCAGCACGCCCTCGGGTGCGACCTGGAGCGTCTTCGGCTTCTTCGGCCAGGACTACGCGCGCAGCGTACGCGACGGGCTCGAGCACCTCACCGCCACCGGCTCGCCGTACTGGGCCGTGCGTATCGTGCCGCGCGAAGCGGGCCCACACACCTACCGCCTGACAATCAAGACGCCCGGCGAGACGATCGAACTCGCGCCGCGCGCGTTTTCCGTTGCGCCGTCGAGCCGCAAGGGCTACGTCCGCGTGAGCACGGCCCTTGACGGGCCGACGGCCGACCCGGTGCACTTCGAGTTCGAATCCGGCGACGTCTTCTTCCCGCTCGGCCACAGCGTGCACGCCTCGGTCGACGAGCACTACCACCGGATGCAGAAGCTGCCGCTGCCTGCCGAGGACCGCAAAACGCTGTTCTACGACGAGGCGTTCGCCCGGATGGCCCGCGCAGGCGAGACGTTCACCGAGATCTGGATGTGCCCGTGGTGGATGGAGCTCGAGTGGCGCGGCGACTGGTTCCCGTTCAAAGGCCTCGGCCGCTACAACCAGGAGACGGCTTGGCGCCTCGACTACCTGTTCAGCCTCGCCGGACGCTACGGCATCTACCTGCAGATCGCGCTCATGAACCACGGTGAGCTGACCATGCAGGTCGACGCGGACTGGCCCAACAGCCCGTACAACACGAAGAACGGCGGCTTCCTCGATACGCCGGGCCCGTGGTTCACCGACGAGCGCGCGCAGAAGCTCTGGCGCCAGAAGCTGCGTTACATCGCCGCGCGCTGGGGCGGCGACCCCCACCTGTTCGGCTGGGTGCTCATCAGCGAGTCCGACCTCACCGGTCCGTATACCGGCTGGGCGCTCAACGACCCCACGTACCGCGGGTGGGCCGTGGCGACGGCACGCTACCTGCGCTCGATCGACCCCGGCGCCCACCCGATCACCAACCACTACTTCGGCGACTACGCCCACCTCGATAAGAAGCTGTTCGCCGAGCCTGAGATGGACTACCTCGCCTGCGACTGCTACCGATGCGGCCCGCAAGGCGAGGGGCGCGACCTTGTCGACCTGCTGCTCGGCACCGTGGCGCTGAGCCGCGAGATGGGCAAGCCGATTGTCGTGAGCGAATACGGCGGCGATTGGTGTGGCGCCATGGACAACAAGCTCAAGGCCGACCAGCACGGCGGCCTCTGGGCGGCGTACATGTGCGGCATGACGTCCACGCCGCTGTTCTGGTGGTTCGGCTTCGTCGAGCATCATGACCTCTACGGCACCTACGCGGCCTTCAGCCGCTTCGTCGCCGGCGAGGACCGCCGCGGCAAGCCGGCCACGAGCGCCAGACTGGATGTGGCACTGCCGGCGCCGCTCGGTACGCCGGTCAAGGCGATCGCCCGCGTCGGCGAGGCCTGGCTCGACGCCTGGATCTACGAGGACCGCGCCCTGCCCATCATCGACTACTTCGAGAGCCGCCGCGCGTTCGATTCCCCGGCCTGGATCGGCGAAGAACCGTGGAGCTTCCATACGATCACAGGCGCCTCGGTCCGCGTCGAGGGGTTCAAGCCCGGCGCCTATACGGCCGAGTTCTGGAACACCGTCACCGGTGCGGTCATCTCGAGAGCCGACGTCACGGTCGCCGACGACGGCGCCCTCACTATCGCCACGCCCACGTTTGTCCGCGACCTCGCCGTCAAAGTGCGGCCCGAGTGACTTCCCGGGCGACAGAGCCCGGGGACGCGCAGTATGCTCCCTGAACTATGGGGACGACCTTCCGCTACAACTCGGCCCTGTTGCCCGAGTACGTCACGACGATCATCATCTCGGTGCTCACGACGCTGATCGTGATGACCGACCGCGAACTCCTGCTCACGCACGATAATCCGCACTACTCGATCGCGTCGGCGATCTTCGCCGTGCTGGCGCTGCTCCTCGTCGCGCTGACTCTCCGAGCGCGGTGGCGCTGGTGCACGATCACGGTAGACGATGCCACGGTGCGCGGCAGTCTGTTCGCCATCCCCAAGTTCGAGCTGCCGCTCTCAACTGTCGTCTCGATCAAGGAGGAGGTCGCCCGGTTCTATGGCCGCCGTGCCCGGCGGCTCACGATCCGCAGCACGCGGCACGATCCGGTCGAGATCGCCGATTTCATCTACGGCTACAACCACCTCGAACGGATGCTGGGCGAGCGCTCGGGCGCTTCCGTCGAGCCGGTCGCGATCGCGCCTGAGATGATGGACAAGCTCCGGAGGCGCGCATTGAAACGGCATGAGGTGTTCGGCCGGCCCCGGCCGTGGCGCGTGCTGCTGTCCATCCCCGTCAAGGTGGTCGGCCTGCTGCCGGTGCTCTGCGTTGACCTGTTCTTCACCCTGACCGTGATCTTCACGTTCCATGGCGATTCGCAGGCCCGCGATCCGCGCGCCGTGTACGCGGGGCCCATCTCGCTGGCTGCCGCGGCGCTTGCGGCGCGCTACGCCTACTACCCCCTCGCCTCGAGCATCCGCCTGAACCGCACCGTGCGGGTCCGGCGCCGCGCTCCCGTTCCGCCTCCCCTGCCGCGCTCGTAGCGATCCAGCCCTTGACCAGCGATCCTACAATTCTGTAGGATTCGGCCCATGACCCCACAGCCACGGCGCACGGAAGGAAACCGCCCAATGGCCAAACGCGGCAAGAAACCCACGGTGCGGCGCGAGGTGCGCGAGCTCTCGCTGCTGTTCGAGATCAGCCAGATGCTCGACCGCACGCTCGACCTGCGCGACGTGGCAGGCTCGGTGCTCAAGGCGATCGCCGACCACATGGGCATGCTGCGGGGCACGCTCATGCTGCTCAACGCCCAATCGGGCGAGATCTCGATTGAAGCCGCGTACGGGCTCTCGGCCGCCCAACGGCGCCGCGGCCGCTACTACTCGGGCGAAGGAGTGACCGGCCAGGTCGTGCAGACCGGCCGCCCGGCCATCGTGCCGCGCGTGGCCGAGGAGCCGCAGTTTCTTAACCGGACCGGGGCGCGCAAGCGGCTGCGCAAGGAGGACATCTCGTTCATCTGCGTGCCCATCAAGGTGGGCAACGTTGTCATCGGCGCGCTGAGCGCCGACCGGCTCTTCGACGAGACCGTCTCGCTCGATGAGGACGTGCGGCTGCTCTCGATCATCGCCTCGCTCATCGCCCAAGCGGTCCGTCTGCGCCAGTCGGCCGAGGAGCGCCAACGCCGCCTCATGGAGGAAAACGCCCGGCTCCAAGAGGAGCTGCGTGAACGCTTCCGCCCGTCGAACATCATCGGCAACTCGCGGCCGATGCAGCACGTCTACGACCTGATCGCCCAGGTGGCCAAGAGCAACTCGACCGCACTCATCCGCGGCGAGAGCGGCACGGGCAAGGAGCTGGTGGCCCACGCAATCCACTACAACAGCCACCGGGCCGACAAGCCGTTCATCCGCGTCAGTTGCGCCGCCCTGCCCGAGACCGTGATCGAGAGCGAGCTGTTCGGCCACGAGAAGGGCGCCTTCACCGGCGCCACGAGCCAGCGCAAGGGCCGCTTCGAGCTCGCCCACGGCGGCACCCTGTTCCTCGACGAGATCGGCGAACTCACCCCGCATACCCAGGTCAAGCTGCTGCGCGTGCTCCAGGAGCGCGAGTTCGAGCGCGTCGGCGGCACGCAGACGGTGCACACCGACGTGCGGCTCATCGCGGCGACCAACCGCGACCTCGAGGTCCTCATCGCCGCCGGGAAGTTCCGCCAGGACCTCTACTACCGCATCAATGTGTTCCCCATCATCATGCCGCCGCTGCGCGAACGGCGCAGCGACATCCTGCTGCTCGCCGACTTTTTCGTCGAGAAGTACAGCCGCGCCGGCGGCAAGAACGTGCGCCGCATCTCGACGCCCGCCATCGACATGCTCATGGTCTACCACTGGCCCGGCAACGTGCGCGAACTCGAGAACTGCATCGAACGCGCCGTGCTCGTGAGCGCCGACGACGTCATCCACGGCCACCATCTGCCGCCCACGCTCCAGACCGCCGAGGCGAGCGGCACCACCCACACGGGCACGCTGGCCGAGTCGCTCGAACGGCTCGAGCGAGAACTCATCCTCGACGCGCTCAAGTCCTCGCGCGGCAACATGGCCAAGGCGGCCCGCTCGCTGGGCATCACCGAACGGATCATGGGATTGCGCGTCCATGCCTATGGCATCGAGCAGAAGCGATTTCGTACATTGCGGTAGGAATTCCAGAGCATTCCTACACCAGCGTATGCCTGTATGCCGCAGGCGATAGCGCGTGTCTTCTTCACATCCCATTGCATAGACGTGTCTTGCAGAGCTTCGCCCCACGGGGCGCCGGGCCTTGGCACAGTCCTTGCCATAGGGCAACGCGCGTTGCGTCGCGCCGGGCCGCCGATTCGGATGCCGGGCACCGCGGCGTGGAAGAGAACAACACAGCGACTTGGCCGAAGGCCGAAGCAAGGAGAACAGGGTTGAGCACAAAGGAGCGGAAGATGACGCCGGACGAAGTGATCGCGCTGTGCCGCGAGCAGGGCATCCGGATGGTGGACCTCAAGTTCATGGATTTCCCGGGCACGTGGCAGCACTTCAGCGTGCCCGTCTACGAGCTCAAGGAGGACAGCTTCGAGGAAGGCTACGGGTTCGACGGCTCGTCGATCCGCGGCTGGCAGGCGATCCACGCCAGCGACATGCTCGTGATCCCCGACGCCACGACGGCGTTTGTCGACCCGTTCTGCCGCGTGCCGACGTTGAGCCTGATCTGTAACATCGTCGACCCGATCACGAAGGAGCTCTACACGCGCGACCCGCGGGCGATCGCCCAGAAGGCCGAGGCGTACCTCAAGCAGACGGGTCTTGCCGAGACGGCGTACTTCGGGCCGGAGGCCGAGTTCTTCATCTTCAACGACATCCGCTTCGACTCGACGGCGCACTCGGCCTTCTACTTCATCGACAGCGACGAGGGAATCTGGAACTCGGGCCGCGAGGAGCACCCGAACCTCGGCTACAAGCCGCGTCACAAGGAGGGCTACTTCCCCGTGCCGCCGACCGACTCGCTCCAGGACCTGCGCAGCGAGATGGTCATGGTCATGGAGCAGTTCGGCATGAAGATCGAGGCACAGCACCACGAGGTGGCCACGGCCGGCCAGGCCGAGATCGACCTGCGCTACGCGCCGCTCGTTGAGGTGGCCGACGACCTGATGATGTACAAATACATCGTCAAGAACGTCGCCAAGCAGCACGGGTACACGGTCACGTTCATGCCCAAGCCGCTCCACGGCGACAACGGCTCCGGCATGCACACGCACATGAGCCTGTGGAAGGGCGACACGCCGCTGTTCGCCGGCAACGGCTACGCGGGCCTGAGCGAGATGGCGCTCTGGTACGCGGGCGGCATCCTCAAGCACGCTCCGGCGCTGTGCGCGTTCGCCAACCCGACGACGAACTCGTACAAGCGCCTCGTGCCGGGCTACGAGGCGCCGGTGAACCTGGCCTACTCGTCGCGCAACCGCTCGGCGGCGATCCGTATCCCGATGTACTACCCGCACCCGAAGGCCAAGCGCATCGAGTACCGCACGCCCGATCCGTCGTGCAACCCGTACCTGGCGTTTTCGGCCATGCTCATGGCTGGCCTCGACGGGATCCAGAACAAGATCGACCCGGGCGAGCCGCTCGACAAGAACATCTACGACCTGCCGCCCGAGGAGCTCGCCCAGGTGCCGAGTGTCCCTGCGAGCCTCGACGCGGCCCTCGACGCGCTCGAGGCCGATCACGCCTTCATGCTCAAGGGCGACGTGTTCACGCCCGACGTGATCGAAACCTGGCTCGCCTACAAGCGCAAGAACGAAGTGGACGCGATGCGGCTCCGTCCGCACCCACACGAGTTCCACCTCTACTACGACTGCTAGCAGGGCTCGACGCTATGACGGGCGCGCCCGAAGGGGTCGGGCGCGCCCGTCGAGCCCGGTGTTTCCCCCGTGCTGACCCCTGGCCAGGGGTCATGGCAGGACGATTCTGCCTTGAGGACGTGGACTATGAGACGAGCAATCGTGACCTTCGCTGTGATTGGTGGACTGGCCCTCGTGGTCCCGGCCGCGCGCCCCGCCGAGCCGAGCGCGGCAAGCAACGCCGTGGCCCTCGACACCGTCTGGACACTCATCGCCGCGTTCCTGGTCTTCTTCATGCAGGCCGGCTTCGCCATGGTCGAGGCCGGGTTCACGCGCGCCAAGAACGCGTGCAATATCATCATGAAGAACATGATGGACTTCGCCGTTGGCTCGCTCGCGTACTGGACCGTCGGTTTCGGCCTCATGTTCGGCGCGAGCGCCGCGGGCCTGGTCGGCACGAGCGGGTTCTTCCTCTCGACAGGCGACCCAACCACGGGCGACGGGCTGTGGCAGTTCGCCCACTGGCTGTTCCAGGTCGTGTTCGCCGCGACAGCCACCACGATCGTCTCGGGCGCCGTGGCCGAGCGGATGAAGTTCACGGCCTATCTCGTTTACAGCGTCGTCATTTCGTCGATCATCTTCCCGATCGTCGGGCACTGGATCTGGGGCGGCGGGTGGCTGGGCAAGCTCGGCATGATCGACTTCGCCGGCTCGACGGTGGTTCATTCCGTTGGCGGGTGGGCGGGGTTGGTTGGCACCGTCGTGCTCGGTCCGAGGCTGGGCCGCTACGTCACCAATGGGCGCAAGAAGACGTCGCGCGCCATCCCGGGCCACAGTATCCCGCTCGCGGCACTCGGCGTGTTCATCCTGTGGTTCGGATGGTTCGGCTTCAACCCCGGCAGCACGACGTCGGGCACGAACCTGAGCATCGCCACGATCGCCGTGACAACCAACCTGTCCGCCGCCGCAGGCGCCGTCAGCGCCATGATCACCGTCTGGATCTGGTTCAAGAAGCCCGACGCGAGCATGACGCTCAACGGCGCGCTGGCCGGCCTCGTGGCGATCACGGCGTCGTGCGCGCTCGTTTCGCCGGGCAGCGCCGTCCTGATCGGCGCGCTCGCCGGCGTCCTTGTCGTGTTCGCGGTCGAGTTCTTCGACAAGGTGCTCCACGTCGACGACCCGGTCGGCGCCATCTCCGTCCACGGTGTGTGCGGCCTGTTCGGCACGTTGTGCGTCGGGCTGTTCGCCGAGGCGCGCTTCGCCGAGGCTGCGGGTCTTGGCACGGTCAACGGTCTGTTCTTCGGCGGGGGACTGCACCAGCTCGGCGTCCAGG
This is a stretch of genomic DNA from Verrucomicrobiota bacterium. It encodes these proteins:
- the nifA gene encoding nif-specific transcriptional activator NifA, whose product is MAKRGKKPTVRREVRELSLLFEISQMLDRTLDLRDVAGSVLKAIADHMGMLRGTLMLLNAQSGEISIEAAYGLSAAQRRRGRYYSGEGVTGQVVQTGRPAIVPRVAEEPQFLNRTGARKRLRKEDISFICVPIKVGNVVIGALSADRLFDETVSLDEDVRLLSIIASLIAQAVRLRQSAEERQRRLMEENARLQEELRERFRPSNIIGNSRPMQHVYDLIAQVAKSNSTALIRGESGTGKELVAHAIHYNSHRADKPFIRVSCAALPETVIESELFGHEKGAFTGATSQRKGRFELAHGGTLFLDEIGELTPHTQVKLLRVLQEREFERVGGTQTVHTDVRLIAATNRDLEVLIAAGKFRQDLYYRINVFPIIMPPLRERRSDILLLADFFVEKYSRAGGKNVRRISTPAIDMLMVYHWPGNVRELENCIERAVLVSADDVIHGHHLPPTLQTAEASGTTHTGTLAESLERLERELILDALKSSRGNMAKAARSLGITERIMGLRVHAYGIEQKRFRTLR
- the glnA gene encoding type I glutamate--ammonia ligase; this encodes MTPDEVIALCREQGIRMVDLKFMDFPGTWQHFSVPVYELKEDSFEEGYGFDGSSIRGWQAIHASDMLVIPDATTAFVDPFCRVPTLSLICNIVDPITKELYTRDPRAIAQKAEAYLKQTGLAETAYFGPEAEFFIFNDIRFDSTAHSAFYFIDSDEGIWNSGREEHPNLGYKPRHKEGYFPVPPTDSLQDLRSEMVMVMEQFGMKIEAQHHEVATAGQAEIDLRYAPLVEVADDLMMYKYIVKNVAKQHGYTVTFMPKPLHGDNGSGMHTHMSLWKGDTPLFAGNGYAGLSEMALWYAGGILKHAPALCAFANPTTNSYKRLVPGYEAPVNLAYSSRNRSAAIRIPMYYPHPKAKRIEYRTPDPSCNPYLAFSAMLMAGLDGIQNKIDPGEPLDKNIYDLPPEELAQVPSVPASLDAALDALEADHAFMLKGDVFTPDVIETWLAYKRKNEVDAMRLRPHPHEFHLYYDC
- a CDS encoding ammonium transporter translates to MRRAIVTFAVIGGLALVVPAARPAEPSAASNAVALDTVWTLIAAFLVFFMQAGFAMVEAGFTRAKNACNIIMKNMMDFAVGSLAYWTVGFGLMFGASAAGLVGTSGFFLSTGDPTTGDGLWQFAHWLFQVVFAATATTIVSGAVAERMKFTAYLVYSVVISSIIFPIVGHWIWGGGWLGKLGMIDFAGSTVVHSVGGWAGLVGTVVLGPRLGRYVTNGRKKTSRAIPGHSIPLAALGVFILWFGWFGFNPGSTTSGTNLSIATIAVTTNLSAAAGAVSAMITVWIWFKKPDASMTLNGALAGLVAITASCALVSPGSAVLIGALAGVLVVFAVEFFDKVLHVDDPVGAISVHGVCGLFGTLCVGLFAEARFAEAAGLGTVNGLFFGGGLHQLGVQALGCVSVFGWVGATALGLFLAIKKTIGLRVTEAEEARGLDIGEHGMEAYAGFQVFTSQ
- a CDS encoding DUF5060 domain-containing protein, whose product is MVRKGVGRILIAAGYGVIAVIIGGAAPASERRASAGAQASPPSEPVPYRPTHAPAALDRDRPVIEQRAWSLVTHSDGVKASKPQPIASEAYGAFRLVCTGERGARLNCTTRENWSGARALAFSVVPDGAMPATIQVSLFLKDGDYCWYETTSAHRPTPGRAREYIIPLDGSAVWRNVGHGKPLSAYSLQDVQEFGIGLFCEQPLKGTIAIEDFRLLPLDEPAAPLRLTEYRESDPAVGCYERYEVRFRLNRVFDNPFDPDQIDITAQVSTPSGATWSVFGFFGQDYARSVRDGLEHLTATGSPYWAVRIVPREAGPHTYRLTIKTPGETIELAPRAFSVAPSSRKGYVRVSTALDGPTADPVHFEFESGDVFFPLGHSVHASVDEHYHRMQKLPLPAEDRKTLFYDEAFARMARAGETFTEIWMCPWWMELEWRGDWFPFKGLGRYNQETAWRLDYLFSLAGRYGIYLQIALMNHGELTMQVDADWPNSPYNTKNGGFLDTPGPWFTDERAQKLWRQKLRYIAARWGGDPHLFGWVLISESDLTGPYTGWALNDPTYRGWAVATARYLRSIDPGAHPITNHYFGDYAHLDKKLFAEPEMDYLACDCYRCGPQGEGRDLVDLLLGTVALSREMGKPIVVSEYGGDWCGAMDNKLKADQHGGLWAAYMCGMTSTPLFWWFGFVEHHDLYGTYAAFSRFVAGEDRRGKPATSARLDVALPAPLGTPVKAIARVGEAWLDAWIYEDRALPIIDYFESRRAFDSPAWIGEEPWSFHTITGASVRVEGFKPGAYTAEFWNTVTGAVISRADVTVADDGALTIATPTFVRDLAVKVRPE